TTCTATATTTTTCAAAGGTACATCATATCCACACTCTTCATCTATTTCTTCTTTTACTATTTGATTTAAATCTTTATTTTTATCAACTAAGCCAGCACAAAGTTCATATGTAAAAGTTTTTGATTTATCATTTAAATACACAGGAGGTCTAAACTGTTTTACAAGTAAAAAAGCATGTTTTTCTTCATGATATAGTAAAATAGCAACAGAGTCAAAGCATTTTACGGCTTCCCAACTTCTACTTTTTCCATCTTGTTCAAAGGTTATCTTTACAGGATGTACAAATTTTGTCTCATTTAATATTTGAGTTTTAAAGTTGGTGATTTTTGTATTCATGTCTCTTCTTTTTAGGGTTTTATCTATTTTATATACTTTTTTCTAAAAAACATTTTAAAATAAAAATAGATATGTTACAATTAATCATACCATAAAAGGAGACACTAGTTATGAAACTAGAGTATGCAGGTTTAAAACCTATGATAAATGAGCATGGAGTATGTTTTAAAGATGGCAAAGAAGATAAATTTGCTTACTTAGAATATGCAATTGATATTTTATTAGCAATTGACCATGAACATGAAAAAAAAAGAAAGTACTCCCATGAATTAAAAGAACAAAGAATCTCTCCTCAAGAAATCATAGATATTTTAATAAAGTATCATCCAGATTTAGAAGAAACAATGAACAAAGAGATAAATAACTATTTAATTCACTTAGACAATGAAGAAGATAGTATAGAACATAATCTTGTATTAAGCAATATAGAAAGAGAAACATTTATTAATAATCTTAAAATAATGAGAGAATACAAAATCCAAAGGGCAAAAAATAAGATTTTTTATTTTCATTGTATTGAAACAATTG
The window above is part of the Malaciobacter marinus genome. Proteins encoded here:
- a CDS encoding NUDIX domain-containing protein — encoded protein: MNTKITNFKTQILNETKFVHPVKITFEQDGKSRSWEAVKCFDSVAILLYHEEKHAFLLVKQFRPPVYLNDKSKTFTYELCAGLVDKNKDLNQIVKEEIDEECGYDVPLKNIEKVTSFYTNVGISGGCQNLYFAEINESMKVHGGGGINDEQIELIFIPFDDFKDFIYDESKAKTPGLMFSYYWFLDTKISKITT